A portion of the Paenibacillus hamazuiensis genome contains these proteins:
- the sleB gene encoding spore cortex-lytic enzyme, with translation MKYWKALAFLTAILLTGTVVPHSAHAQTPTQVSYGSQNGDVWDLQFRLKAMGYYKEPLDGKFGAATAAAVRKFQQSYGLPADGVAGSSTWKALKKYSLNRQEMDIMAHIIYSEARGEPYKGQVAVGAVVMNRIQSGKFPGNIRDVVFQPGAFTAVDDGQYWLTPNSTAYLAAQDAVRGWDPTYGSLYYFNPDTATSAWIWSRPQTVKIGKHIFAK, from the coding sequence ATGAAATATTGGAAAGCACTCGCCTTCCTGACTGCCATTTTGCTTACGGGAACCGTCGTTCCGCACAGCGCGCACGCCCAGACGCCGACCCAAGTATCGTACGGCAGCCAAAACGGGGACGTTTGGGACCTGCAATTCCGTTTGAAAGCGATGGGTTATTATAAAGAGCCGCTGGATGGAAAATTCGGCGCAGCCACCGCTGCCGCCGTTCGCAAGTTTCAGCAAAGCTACGGACTTCCCGCCGACGGCGTCGCCGGAAGTTCGACTTGGAAGGCTCTAAAGAAATACAGCTTGAACCGGCAAGAAATGGATATAATGGCACATATCATATACAGTGAGGCCAGAGGGGAACCGTACAAAGGACAAGTCGCCGTCGGCGCAGTCGTAATGAACCGGATTCAATCCGGCAAGTTTCCCGGCAACATCCGCGACGTTGTATTTCAACCTGGCGCCTTTACAGCAGTAGACGACGGCCAATATTGGCTGACACCGAACAGCACCGCCTATTTGGCCGCCCAGGATGCCGTCCGCGGCTGGGATCCGACTTACGGATCGCTTTATTATTTCAATCCGGATACGGCGACAAGCGCCTGGATCTGGTCGCGCCCGCAAACCGTCAAAATCGGCAAACATATATTTGCGAAGTAA
- a CDS encoding class I SAM-dependent methyltransferase: MTNELFNENVWEKAWKEDRHTAVNKMKQAGIDPVHTFDHKAKAFNEQAFNEEGRQRTKRIMNWLEGQGVTFKDRSILDIGAASGGFTVPFAERGASVTSVEPNLPLVGLLKENITGIANGNVEVVAEPFENIDIEAKGWRKSFDLVFVSMCPVIADWESVEKVMSCARQFCYISLSAGSREHSLVDEIWPLVADRPKKSTEHLEMAYLFHLLFLKGYSYQSLVTREMKTTVVSKEAALQEVMDWLKIFGLPSDDRNRKIVAEYLERTYPTDRVEIRQGGRFGKVLIQLQDQNMYTG; this comes from the coding sequence ATGACAAACGAGTTGTTTAATGAAAACGTTTGGGAAAAAGCTTGGAAGGAAGATAGGCATACGGCAGTGAACAAGATGAAACAAGCCGGAATTGATCCGGTGCACACCTTTGACCATAAGGCAAAGGCATTTAACGAGCAAGCGTTTAACGAGGAAGGCCGGCAAAGAACAAAACGGATTATGAATTGGCTGGAGGGACAGGGAGTAACATTCAAGGATAGGTCCATTTTAGACATTGGAGCGGCCTCGGGCGGATTTACAGTGCCGTTTGCGGAGAGAGGGGCCAGCGTTACTTCTGTGGAGCCTAATCTTCCTTTGGTCGGGCTGCTGAAAGAAAATATAACGGGAATAGCCAATGGGAACGTTGAAGTTGTGGCCGAGCCGTTCGAAAATATCGATATTGAAGCGAAGGGGTGGAGGAAATCCTTCGATTTGGTATTCGTCTCCATGTGCCCGGTTATTGCCGATTGGGAAAGTGTGGAGAAGGTGATGAGCTGCGCACGGCAGTTTTGCTATATCAGTCTGTCCGCCGGCTCCAGGGAGCACAGTCTGGTAGATGAAATTTGGCCGCTGGTCGCGGATCGGCCCAAGAAATCAACCGAGCACCTGGAAATGGCTTATTTGTTTCATTTATTGTTTCTGAAAGGCTATTCCTATCAGTCGCTCGTAACCCGGGAAATGAAAACCACGGTGGTGTCCAAGGAAGCGGCGCTTCAGGAGGTTATGGACTGGCTGAAAATTTTCGGACTGCCTTCGGACGACCGGAACCGGAAAATCGTCGCCGAGTATTTGGAGCGGACTTATCCGACCGACAGAGTGGAAATCCGGCAGGGCGGGCGCTTCGGCAAAGTGCTGATTCAATTGCAGGATCAGAACATGTATACCGGATAA
- a CDS encoding Rrf2 family transcriptional regulator, translating into MKFSKATNYALHTMLFLAAATPNKLIGVQQLADRQGVSPTYLSKILTKLVKAGMIESTSGANGGYRLKRNWEEISFLDIIHVIEGTASLFDCDLNHGTECLIQKVMVSAEEEMEDYLRKQKMSELAKKITVVL; encoded by the coding sequence ATGAAGTTTTCGAAAGCGACGAACTATGCCCTTCACACCATGCTCTTTCTTGCCGCAGCCACCCCGAATAAGCTTATCGGCGTACAGCAGTTGGCGGATCGGCAAGGAGTTTCGCCTACTTATTTATCCAAAATACTTACCAAGCTGGTCAAGGCAGGAATGATCGAATCCACTTCGGGTGCCAACGGCGGATACAGGTTAAAGCGGAATTGGGAAGAAATTTCGTTCCTTGATATCATTCATGTGATTGAAGGCACAGCCTCCTTATTCGATTGCGATTTGAACCATGGAACCGAATGTTTGATTCAGAAGGTGATGGTATCGGCGGAAGAGGAAATGGAGGACTATCTGAGAAAGCAGAAAATGTCTGAGCTTGCCAAAAAAATAACCGTTGTTTTATGA
- a CDS encoding VanZ family protein, which produces MKKQWKLGAWLMLMLDIVITLKYTWLRESVSFMYAQLMNVRTAAVWTYLDSEKCNLVPFRTIGYYLFDSSHAWTSIVNLGGNVAAFMPIGFLIPLLSAKRKSSLWSIAAISFGYSLLIETGQLLMEIGAFDVDDLILNTLGGCAGLMVLKVFIRIAFPSSVKLLSVNR; this is translated from the coding sequence ATGAAAAAGCAATGGAAGCTCGGAGCCTGGCTCATGCTGATGCTGGATATCGTGATAACGCTAAAGTATACATGGCTGAGGGAGAGCGTTTCATTTATGTATGCTCAGCTGATGAATGTCCGCACAGCGGCGGTGTGGACGTATCTGGACTCGGAAAAATGCAATCTGGTCCCTTTCCGGACGATCGGATATTATCTTTTCGATTCCAGCCATGCTTGGACGTCCATCGTCAACTTGGGCGGCAATGTGGCGGCTTTTATGCCGATCGGGTTTCTGATTCCGCTCCTTAGTGCCAAACGAAAATCTTCGCTATGGTCGATTGCCGCCATAAGCTTCGGCTACAGCTTGCTGATCGAAACGGGACAGCTCTTGATGGAAATCGGAGCGTTTGACGTGGACGATCTGATATTAAATACGCTTGGAGGATGTGCCGGACTTATGGTACTGAAGGTTTTCATCCGGATCGCTTTCCCCTCATCCGTCAAATTACTATCGGTGAATCGTTAG
- a CDS encoding S-layer homology domain-containing protein, whose product MKKMLVCTILSSCIFSFGGLIHNEAYAAAGAFANQTDALPAGIRTPVKPPGDQTRPESGMADRMNRQLEDGKLSQGNEDRTGVSQDKSAPQNASGRPNMNGSGNANIVKLAAAVLGLDESTVTDSLQAGKTLLQIAADQGVDADEFLQKLTDAESASIDAEVSAGKIAQDQADRQKSGLSDRLKRLLEGAAGSASLPSGPDRTDRPAPSALGGDKQQDHRFGGGDTVTARVYGQDGEGLIDIKGHWAAAYLKNLAAKGVLQGDQDKRIHPDTTVTREEIAAMITRSFKLTSEPQDADDYSDVPKSRWSYDSIKATKEFFDTKSDEKGERSFNPGEGMKREDVAVVLVKALLRQNPELSLMDEASAGQLLSGTFADASSIPESMRVYVATAVNNGWIQGDDQGNFSPEKTVTRAEAAALLDRLPSGGSGS is encoded by the coding sequence ATGAAAAAAATGCTTGTTTGCACCATCCTGAGTTCCTGCATCTTCAGCTTCGGAGGACTCATACATAACGAGGCGTACGCTGCAGCCGGCGCTTTCGCCAATCAAACGGACGCGCTGCCGGCCGGAATCCGGACTCCCGTTAAACCGCCCGGCGATCAAACCCGACCGGAAAGCGGGATGGCGGACCGGATGAATCGGCAGCTGGAGGACGGCAAGCTCTCCCAGGGCAACGAAGATCGCACGGGCGTTTCTCAAGACAAGAGCGCTCCGCAAAATGCGAGCGGTCGCCCGAACATGAATGGCTCCGGAAACGCGAACATCGTTAAGCTTGCCGCCGCTGTGCTCGGTCTGGATGAAAGCACAGTGACGGATTCGCTGCAAGCCGGCAAAACCTTGCTGCAGATCGCTGCAGACCAAGGCGTGGATGCGGACGAGTTTTTGCAGAAGCTGACGGACGCCGAAAGCGCCTCGATCGATGCCGAAGTCTCTGCCGGAAAAATCGCCCAAGATCAAGCGGATCGGCAAAAATCGGGACTTTCCGACCGGTTGAAGCGGCTGCTGGAAGGCGCCGCAGGTTCGGCAAGCCTCCCTTCCGGCCCGGATCGGACGGATCGCCCGGCGCCCTCCGCCTTGGGCGGGGATAAGCAGCAGGACCATCGATTCGGCGGGGGCGATACGGTGACGGCCAGAGTTTACGGACAGGATGGCGAAGGTCTGATCGATATTAAAGGCCATTGGGCTGCAGCTTATTTGAAAAATCTTGCGGCGAAAGGCGTTCTCCAAGGCGATCAAGACAAACGGATTCATCCCGATACCACCGTCACCCGCGAAGAAATCGCCGCGATGATTACCCGCAGCTTTAAATTAACGTCTGAGCCGCAGGATGCCGATGACTACTCCGATGTTCCTAAATCGCGATGGTCCTACGACAGCATAAAGGCAACCAAGGAATTCTTTGACACCAAGTCGGATGAAAAAGGGGAACGCTCCTTCAACCCCGGCGAGGGGATGAAGAGAGAGGATGTCGCGGTCGTTCTGGTTAAAGCGCTGCTGAGGCAAAATCCGGAGCTCAGCCTGATGGACGAAGCATCGGCCGGTCAGTTGCTCAGCGGCACGTTCGCCGATGCAAGCAGCATCCCGGAGTCTATGCGCGTGTATGTGGCGACAGCGGTAAACAACGGATGGATTCAAGGCGATGACCAGGGCAATTTTTCGCCGGAGAAAACGGTCACCCGCGCCGAAGCCGCGGCTTTGCTGGATCGTTTGCCGAGTGGCGGGTCCGGCAGCTGA
- a CDS encoding RrF2 family transcriptional regulator produces MKEKNDIEAEKYTGNHQPKWFGLAVQALIILSREQMLMCPSVDIAAYLQSEATLLRRVLAVLSREGLLETREGRDGGYRLKKNPESITLVEVYDAFQVSSPLCFGIVDKTGTHPLGIQMKTVLSDITEELDLSMREVLKNYTIADLARRLDKLEHRN; encoded by the coding sequence GTGAAAGAAAAGAACGACATTGAAGCGGAAAAATACACGGGCAACCACCAACCGAAATGGTTTGGACTGGCGGTTCAAGCTCTTATTATTTTATCAAGGGAACAAATGCTCATGTGTCCGAGCGTTGATATCGCAGCTTATCTGCAGTCGGAGGCAACTCTGCTGCGGCGGGTTCTCGCCGTTCTCTCACGAGAAGGACTGCTCGAAACGCGGGAGGGACGGGACGGCGGCTACCGACTGAAAAAGAACCCGGAATCGATTACGTTGGTGGAAGTATACGACGCTTTTCAGGTAAGCAGCCCGTTATGCTTTGGAATCGTCGATAAAACAGGAACGCATCCGCTAGGTATCCAAATGAAAACGGTCCTTAGCGATATTACGGAGGAATTGGACCTGAGCATGCGCGAAGTACTCAAGAATTATACGATCGCCGATTTGGCGAGGAGGCTCGACAAGTTAGAGCATCGGAATTGA
- a CDS encoding nitroreductase family protein — protein MSVSQRSQTLEQQLFFDVIKGRRSVRSYDPEVKISREELSEILRNAALAPSGANLQPWRFLVIDSQELKQKLLPIAFNQQQVVEASAVIAVLGDLECYKLAEKIYGQTVEAGYMPAETAKSFVERYTAMFTNMPTDAVRQIVVTDGGLVSMQLMLVARAKGYDTVPMGGYDKEKFMEAFGISERYVPIMLIALGKAAKPGHPTTRLPIEDVTFFNEMPKA, from the coding sequence ATGTCCGTCTCACAACGGTCTCAAACGCTAGAGCAACAACTTTTTTTCGATGTCATTAAAGGACGTCGATCTGTCCGCAGCTATGATCCCGAAGTCAAGATCTCGCGTGAGGAATTAAGCGAAATATTGCGGAATGCCGCGCTGGCCCCTTCAGGAGCCAACCTTCAGCCATGGCGGTTTCTCGTCATTGATTCGCAGGAACTGAAGCAAAAGCTGCTTCCGATCGCGTTCAACCAACAGCAAGTGGTTGAAGCTTCGGCTGTCATTGCCGTTCTCGGGGACTTGGAGTGCTATAAGCTGGCTGAGAAAATTTACGGTCAAACGGTTGAGGCCGGCTACATGCCTGCGGAAACGGCTAAATCGTTCGTTGAACGATATACCGCTATGTTCACGAACATGCCGACTGATGCCGTCCGCCAAATCGTTGTTACCGATGGCGGATTGGTGTCGATGCAGCTGATGCTCGTCGCCCGCGCCAAAGGTTATGATACAGTCCCGATGGGCGGCTACGACAAAGAAAAGTTCATGGAAGCATTCGGTATTTCAGAGCGGTATGTTCCGATTATGCTGATCGCCCTGGGTAAGGCGGCGAAGCCCGGACATCCGACGACAAGGCTGCCAATTGAAGACGTGACGTTCTTTAACGAAATGCCCAAGGCATAA
- a CDS encoding S-layer homology domain-containing protein, with amino-acid sequence MIFGMIAPFVSKQAAQAATTTKWATFKYDDFGDPNLGNVLALNGSASVVTDPLVSSGPVLRLTSTQNGYDGFYNTPGSPGSYGSVFSKQRIYNQNNYSFSTYFSFRFTGQGFATGFNNPTYNPSLLAGADGITFTIQTVQSNVGSPGGGMGYYGITPSFAVKFDTYKNPELSDPSDSYVGLAQNGSLTNTSGRYNNLLSTLGYKLKDGSVYDVWIDYDGTSKNIKVYMNKNSNDRTAATKVLDVNNINLGTIFTNQPSVYAGFTASTGGAWENHDILNWYFTNKLDSIDTDTYTYMQAPATTTVSTTALTQNGKTQLTATARDAGGNPVAGVPVTFKPDSGTIEDVSGNPVTLPVVTDANGEATVILNMGSTPVSSPGNVNAISEGGSYGTVAIPSSPTSLTRSNVTDTGATLIWTAVSGATSYKLYENGTLLTTVTGTTYGLTGLTPDISRDYTVTAVANNVQSAPSTPVSVTTLLSTPPALTADASNNDTAHAIDITFTDIPAWRGVVSAVYDGGTPLASSQYTLSAGKITINAGVLGVGNHNIIVKAAGYADANVTQPINAAATPPSVPTNLSASNTTETGTTLTWDTVTGATYYNVYMNGTFIAKVTSGTSYSVTNLSSATAYNFTVSAANADGESAKSTPVNVTTLAPKAAPSVPANLIASNTTETGTTLTWDTVTGATYYNVYMNGTFIAKVTSGTSYTVTNLSPATAYSFTVSAANADGESAKSQAVNVTTTGLAVEGLLSDQGDQVLSVGDTLQLTAKAVYSDQSIRKVDDGVTYSSSDPSVATVDSNGVITAKAPGTVTITVSFGGKSYSVTITVQSGEPQITLQLEATPESVVGDGKSQLKLKASVASLSGSPVAGVTIAFQGIGNSAKSAVTDANGIAEAVFTAPAIESIVPVHQMVTATATDPATGLLAQRSISVNFMPASVKGVLIDKVTGKPIAGAIVSVLADFDGDGTADFSQEVVTGADGSYQINVPRGNWNYTLNIQTPVQIGGQTVWMNTTQTAHVGALNGVGDEIASENKISGKLSVASAGSNGATTVENLFGAGNVSVAVKSKDGSGFDRQVTINSDGSFNVDGVPQGQYVLAYRIKAPDGSLLAGPAATVTINQNGEVSIVYSLIDPYGIVTDSSNGRPISDIDMRLYWADTELNRQNKRTPHTLVNLPELPKFAPNQNHNPQMTDASGAYAWMVYGDADYYIVASKGGYSTYSTLEARPTVPAEAGSDSYIQDGIIHVGQSLVSLNFSMKPKKSGSSGSSGSSSASGGNSASAPANLSSGSVTQTGVTLTWDAAAENATYNVYDNGKLIASGIAGTSYKAEGLAAGTSHSFTVTAIINGVESAPSDAVKVTMPEEADKSKQGKHEKYIEGYPDGTFKPDRDISRREIAAILSRILHLAAPASEESGYSDVTESDWGLRFIAAVTKQGIMLGYPDGTFRPDQPITREELASVAARVKGLKSSGKDSFTDTADSWARNEIAAVEAANVMNGYPDGSFRPKDNTTRAETVTIMNRIMERGPLTGITVPTWADVNPSHWAFADIEEASVDHQYITENGVEKRTGETRE; translated from the coding sequence ATGATTTTTGGAATGATCGCTCCGTTTGTCTCCAAACAAGCTGCTCAAGCGGCGACAACAACCAAATGGGCGACGTTCAAGTACGATGATTTTGGCGACCCCAATCTAGGCAATGTCTTGGCTTTAAATGGATCCGCCAGCGTTGTCACCGACCCGCTTGTCAGCAGCGGACCGGTGCTTCGGCTGACATCAACGCAAAACGGATATGACGGCTTCTATAACACCCCGGGATCCCCGGGATCTTACGGAAGCGTATTTAGCAAGCAGAGAATTTACAATCAGAATAACTATTCTTTCAGCACCTATTTTTCCTTCCGATTTACGGGTCAAGGATTCGCAACAGGTTTTAATAACCCGACCTATAATCCTTCCTTGCTGGCCGGCGCGGACGGCATTACATTTACCATTCAAACGGTACAAAGCAATGTGGGCTCACCCGGAGGTGGGATGGGGTACTATGGCATTACGCCCAGCTTTGCGGTGAAGTTTGACACCTACAAAAATCCGGAATTGAGCGATCCTAGTGACAGCTATGTCGGACTTGCCCAAAACGGCAGTCTGACGAACACATCAGGCCGATATAATAATCTGCTCTCGACCTTGGGCTATAAGCTCAAAGACGGATCGGTTTACGACGTCTGGATTGATTATGACGGCACCAGCAAGAACATAAAAGTATATATGAATAAAAACTCGAACGACCGCACTGCCGCTACGAAAGTTTTGGACGTGAACAACATTAATCTGGGAACGATTTTTACGAATCAACCATCCGTCTATGCCGGATTTACGGCTTCGACCGGTGGCGCTTGGGAAAATCATGATATCCTGAATTGGTATTTTACCAACAAGCTGGATTCAATTGATACCGATACGTATACGTACATGCAAGCTCCCGCGACAACAACTGTTTCAACAACCGCTCTCACGCAAAACGGCAAAACGCAATTGACGGCGACGGCGAGGGATGCCGGCGGAAATCCGGTTGCCGGCGTACCGGTTACCTTTAAGCCGGATAGTGGGACGATTGAAGACGTTAGTGGAAATCCGGTTACGTTGCCAGTTGTTACGGATGCTAACGGAGAGGCGACGGTTATCTTGAACATGGGGTCTACGCCGGTATCATCCCCAGGCAATGTAAACGCGATCAGCGAGGGGGGATCGTACGGCACGGTGGCGATCCCTTCATCCCCCACGTCGCTGACGAGAAGCAATGTGACGGATACCGGGGCTACCCTGATCTGGACTGCGGTGAGCGGAGCAACCTCGTACAAGCTTTATGAAAACGGAACTCTGCTTACAACGGTCACCGGTACAACGTACGGCTTAACGGGCTTGACTCCAGATATAAGTCGCGATTATACGGTGACGGCGGTCGCCAATAACGTACAATCGGCTCCGTCAACGCCGGTGAGTGTAACGACGTTGTTATCAACCCCACCGGCGCTAACGGCGGACGCATCAAACAACGATACGGCACATGCCATCGATATTACGTTTACAGATATACCGGCTTGGCGAGGAGTGGTTTCCGCCGTATATGACGGCGGTACACCGCTCGCTTCGTCGCAATACACCTTGAGTGCAGGCAAGATTACCATCAATGCGGGAGTGCTCGGTGTCGGTAATCACAATATTATCGTGAAAGCGGCCGGATACGCGGATGCGAACGTAACGCAACCGATTAATGCGGCAGCAACGCCGCCATCCGTTCCGACCAACTTGAGTGCAAGCAATACGACGGAGACGGGGACGACCCTGACCTGGGACACAGTCACCGGAGCAACTTATTATAACGTATATATGAACGGAACGTTTATAGCGAAGGTAACGTCGGGGACAAGCTACAGCGTAACGAACCTGTCGTCGGCGACCGCATATAACTTTACGGTGAGCGCGGCGAATGCGGACGGCGAGTCTGCGAAGTCGACGCCTGTTAATGTGACGACGTTGGCCCCGAAAGCGGCGCCATCCGTTCCGGCCAACTTGATTGCAAGCAATACGACGGAGACGGGGACGACCCTTACCTGGGACACGGTCACCGGAGCAACTTATTATAACGTATACATGAACGGAACGTTTATAGCGAAGGTAACGTCGGGAACAAGCTACACCGTAACGAACCTGTCGCCGGCGACCGCATACAGCTTTACGGTGAGCGCGGCGAATGCGGACGGCGAGTCTGCGAAGTCGCAGGCAGTTAACGTGACCACGACGGGACTCGCTGTCGAAGGTCTGCTTTCCGACCAGGGAGACCAGGTGCTGTCGGTAGGGGATACGCTGCAGTTGACAGCGAAAGCCGTCTATTCGGATCAAAGCATCCGGAAGGTCGATGACGGCGTCACTTACAGCTCATCGGATCCATCCGTCGCAACGGTCGATTCGAACGGCGTTATCACGGCAAAAGCGCCCGGGACGGTCACCATCACGGTTTCGTTTGGCGGTAAGTCGTATTCCGTAACCATCACCGTTCAAAGCGGGGAGCCGCAAATTACGCTTCAGCTTGAGGCAACTCCGGAATCCGTTGTAGGGGACGGAAAATCGCAGCTGAAGCTGAAGGCGAGCGTCGCCTCGTTAAGCGGCAGCCCGGTGGCCGGCGTTACGATCGCATTTCAGGGAATCGGAAATTCGGCGAAGTCGGCAGTGACGGATGCGAACGGTATTGCCGAAGCTGTATTTACCGCACCCGCCATCGAGAGCATCGTTCCCGTACATCAGATGGTCACGGCCACTGCCACCGACCCGGCAACGGGTTTGCTCGCGCAGCGAAGCATCTCGGTGAATTTCATGCCGGCCTCCGTGAAAGGCGTACTCATCGACAAGGTGACGGGCAAGCCGATTGCCGGCGCCATCGTATCGGTACTGGCGGATTTTGACGGAGACGGAACGGCGGATTTCTCCCAGGAGGTCGTTACCGGAGCGGACGGTTCGTATCAGATCAACGTGCCGCGCGGCAATTGGAACTATACGCTGAATATCCAAACTCCCGTACAAATCGGCGGTCAAACGGTATGGATGAATACGACGCAAACCGCACATGTCGGCGCATTAAATGGAGTAGGCGATGAGATCGCTTCGGAGAACAAAATCAGCGGGAAGCTGTCCGTCGCTTCCGCCGGCTCGAACGGCGCGACTACGGTTGAAAACTTGTTTGGAGCGGGAAATGTCAGCGTAGCCGTGAAGAGCAAGGACGGCAGCGGCTTCGATCGGCAGGTTACGATCAATTCGGATGGAAGCTTCAATGTAGACGGTGTGCCGCAAGGACAATATGTTCTCGCGTACCGGATCAAGGCGCCGGACGGAAGCCTGCTCGCGGGTCCGGCGGCAACGGTAACCATTAACCAAAACGGGGAAGTCAGCATCGTATATTCCTTGATCGACCCGTACGGAATCGTAACCGATTCGTCTAACGGCCGGCCGATCAGCGATATTGACATGAGATTGTATTGGGCGGATACCGAGCTCAACAGACAGAACAAACGTACACCGCATACGCTCGTCAATCTGCCGGAGCTTCCTAAATTTGCTCCCAACCAAAATCACAATCCGCAAATGACGGATGCCAGCGGGGCTTATGCGTGGATGGTTTACGGGGATGCCGACTATTACATTGTCGCTTCCAAGGGCGGTTATTCCACTTACAGCACACTGGAAGCAAGACCGACGGTGCCGGCCGAAGCCGGATCAGACAGCTACATTCAAGACGGCATTATTCACGTGGGACAAAGTTTGGTATCGCTCAACTTCAGCATGAAGCCGAAAAAATCCGGCTCGTCCGGCTCGTCAGGTTCGTCCTCCGCGTCCGGAGGCAATTCCGCTTCGGCTCCGGCCAATTTGTCCTCGGGCAGCGTGACCCAGACAGGGGTTACATTGACATGGGATGCAGCAGCGGAAAATGCCACGTATAACGTTTACGACAACGGGAAGCTGATTGCTTCCGGCATTGCGGGGACAAGTTACAAGGCGGAGGGGCTTGCCGCCGGGACGAGCCACAGCTTCACGGTGACGGCCATCATCAATGGCGTTGAATCCGCGCCATCGGACGCAGTAAAAGTAACGATGCCGGAGGAAGCCGACAAATCCAAGCAAGGTAAGCATGAAAAATATATCGAGGGTTACCCGGACGGTACGTTTAAACCTGACCGGGATATCAGCCGAAGGGAAATTGCGGCGATCCTGAGCAGAATTTTACACTTGGCCGCACCCGCTTCGGAGGAATCCGGCTATTCCGACGTAACGGAGTCCGATTGGGGCCTCCGGTTCATTGCAGCCGTTACGAAGCAAGGAATCATGCTCGGCTATCCGGACGGAACGTTCCGCCCCGATCAACCGATTACGAGAGAAGAGCTGGCCAGTGTAGCGGCTCGTGTAAAAGGTTTGAAGAGCAGCGGGAAGGATTCATTTACCGATACGGCGGACAGCTGGGCAAGAAATGAGATTGCTGCCGTAGAAGCGGCAAACGTGATGAATGGCTATCCGGACGGATCTTTCCGCCCGAAAGACAATACGACCCGTGCGGAGACGGTGACGATCATGAACCGGATCATGGAACGCGGTCCGCTCACGGGAATTACGGTTCCGACATGGGCGGATGTGAACCCGAGCCATTGGGCCTTCGCCGACATCGAGGAAGCTTCTGTCGACCATCAATACATCACGGAAAACGGTGTGGAGAAACGGACGGGAGAGACCCGGGAATAG
- a CDS encoding response regulator, producing the protein MLRAILVDDEQPALDLLEKLLSASGHIGISGMFTKPDEAVKWLKRETVDIVFLDIDMPGMNGIEAAEHMTAIDPGIEIVFVTAYNQYAIDAFEINAVDYVLKPITAGRLGKTVERIVSRRGTPAGGEYTSAVPAVKSHFRCFRRFEWICDPDSSAAVKWRTSKERELMAYLVHHRNTFVAKEKILEDVWDSSNTEQAAVFLHTCIYGIRKRLGGIGCKHLLEFKNNSYRLETRGLLCDADEFERIAGGGGSVSPVSIGEFERVATLYTGDYMEEDGFVWAYEAQVRFKDAYIGLMKRMAECYLSMKAPRAAADCLRSALEKNPFLDDVNETLLKVYADMGDRLSMVRHYNHFTKLLQEELGIAPLKSTVQLYTRLCSGSADEES; encoded by the coding sequence TTGCTGCGCGCAATTTTGGTCGATGATGAGCAGCCTGCGCTGGACTTGCTCGAAAAACTTCTGTCCGCAAGCGGACATATCGGAATTTCCGGGATGTTTACGAAGCCGGACGAAGCGGTGAAATGGCTCAAGAGGGAGACTGTCGACATCGTGTTTCTGGATATCGATATGCCCGGCATGAATGGGATTGAAGCGGCCGAGCACATGACGGCGATCGATCCCGGAATCGAGATCGTATTCGTGACGGCATATAACCAGTACGCTATCGACGCTTTTGAGATAAATGCGGTCGATTACGTGCTGAAGCCGATAACGGCGGGGCGGCTGGGCAAGACGGTTGAACGGATCGTATCGAGGCGGGGGACGCCGGCTGGAGGCGAATATACGTCGGCGGTACCTGCGGTTAAGTCCCACTTTCGCTGCTTTCGCCGGTTCGAATGGATTTGCGATCCGGACTCGTCGGCCGCAGTAAAGTGGAGGACGTCCAAGGAACGCGAGCTTATGGCGTATCTGGTCCATCACAGAAATACATTTGTCGCGAAAGAGAAAATTTTAGAGGACGTTTGGGACAGTTCGAATACGGAGCAGGCGGCTGTTTTTCTGCATACTTGCATTTACGGCATCAGGAAAAGGCTGGGCGGCATCGGCTGCAAGCACTTGCTGGAATTTAAGAACAACAGCTACCGCTTGGAGACTCGCGGGCTGCTGTGCGATGCGGACGAATTCGAGCGGATCGCCGGCGGTGGCGGATCGGTTTCCCCTGTCTCCATCGGCGAATTCGAGCGGGTTGCGACCCTGTATACAGGCGATTACATGGAAGAGGACGGATTCGTCTGGGCGTATGAGGCGCAGGTAAGGTTCAAGGACGCCTATATCGGGCTGATGAAACGGATGGCGGAGTGCTATTTGTCGATGAAAGCGCCGCGTGCCGCAGCTGACTGCTTGCGCAGCGCGCTCGAGAAAAATCCGTTTTTGGACGATGTCAACGAAACTTTGCTCAAGGTGTATGCGGACATGGGCGATCGGTTGTCCATGGTGAGGCATTACAACCATTTTACAAAGCTATTGCAAGAGGAGCTCGGGATTGCACCGCTTAAGTCGACGGTGCAGTTGTATACCCGGTTGTGCAGCGGCAGCGCCGACGAGGAGTCGTAG